In Helianthus annuus cultivar XRQ/B chromosome 3, HanXRQr2.0-SUNRISE, whole genome shotgun sequence, a single window of DNA contains:
- the LOC110930705 gene encoding translationally-controlled tumor protein homolog, which yields MLVYQDLLTGDELLSDSFPYKELLNGILWEVEGKWVVQGAVAVDIGANPSAEGADDDEGVDDQAVKVVDIVDTFRLQEQPPFDKKQFVAYIKKYIKLLTPKLEAEQQEFFKKNIEAATKFLLSKLSDLQFFVGESMHDDSSIVFAYYKEGAADPTFLYFGPGLKEVKC from the exons ATGTTGGTTTATCAGGATTTGCTTACCG GCGATGAGCTTCTTTCTGACTCGTTTCCTTACAAGGAACTTCTAAATGGGATTCTTTGGGAAGTTGAGGGAAAG TGGGTTGTGCAAGGAGCTGTTGCCGTTGACATCGGTGCAAACCCTTCTGCTGAAGGAGCTGATGATGATGAGGGTGTTGACGATCAAGCTGTGAAAGTTGTTGACATTGTCGACACCTTTAGACTccag GAACAACCGCCTTTTGATAAGAAGCAGTTTGTCGCGTATATCAAAAAGTACATCAAACTACTGACCCCCAAGCTCGAAGCGGAGCAACAAGAATTTTTCAAGAAAAACATTGAGGCTGCAACAAAGTTCCTCCTCTCAAAGCTCAGTGACCTCCaatt TTTTGTTGGGGAGAGCATGCATGATGACAGTAGCATTGTGTTTGCTTATTACAAAGAAGGCGCCGCAGACCCGACGTTCTTGTACTTTGGTCCTGGGCTGAAGGAGGTTAAATGTTAA
- the LOC110930704 gene encoding syntaxin-22: protein MSFQDIEAGRPINSRRKGYTGATKQQQDPTQAIASGIFQINTAINTFQRLVNTLGTPKDTPELREKLHKTRLHIGQLVKDTSDKLKKASEIDHRAEVSASRKITDAKLAKDFQAVLKEFQKAQRLSAERETAYSPSVPQAIHSSRNEASETDASSGRSPEQQALLFESRRQEVLLLDNEIAFNEAIIEERDQGIQEIQNQIGEVNEIFKDLAVLVHEQGTMIDDIGSNIENSHAATTQGKSHLAKASKAQRSNSSMTCLLLVIVGIVLLIVVIILVV, encoded by the exons ATGAGTTTTCAAGACATCGAAGCGGGTCGCCCGATTAATTCTCGACGCAAGGGGTATACGGGGGCTACGAAGCAGCAGCAAGACCCGACCCAAGCTATTGCTTCTGGAATCTTCCAGATCAATACTGCTATCAATACGTTTCAGAGGCTTGTTAACACCCTTGGTACACCTAAAGATACTCCTGAGCTTCGAGAAAAACT GCACAAAACAAGACTACATATTGGACAGTTGGTGAAAGATACATCTGATAAACTCAAGAAAGCTAGCGAAATAGATCATCGTGCTGAAGTTAGT GCTAGTAGAAAGATTACAGATGCGAAACTCGCAAAAGATTTTCAAGCAGTTTTAAAAGAATTCCAGAAAGCACAACGGCTATCAGCCGAAAGGGAGACCGCTTACTCTCCTTCTGTTCCTCAAGCTATACATTCATCACG TAATGAAGCCAGTGAAACGGATGCCAGCTCAGGTAGAAGTCCCGAACAGCAAGCCCTTCTATTCGAATCTAGAAG ACAAGAAGTGTTACTGTTGGACAACGAGATCGCATTTAACGAGGCTATTATTGAAGAAAGAGATCAGGGAATACAAGAAATTCAAAACCAAATCGGCGAGGTAAACGAAATATTCAAAGATCTTGCCGTTTTGGTTCATGAGCAAGGAACAATGATCG ACGATATTGGCTCGAATATTGAGAACTCTCATGCTGCAACTACACAGGGTAAATCCCACCTTGCGAAAGCATCAAAGGCTCAACGATCAAACTCCTCCATG ACTTGCTTGCTTTTGGTTATTGTGGGGATTGTGCTTCTCATTGTGGTCATAATACTTGTGGTTTGA
- the LOC110930702 gene encoding probable hydroxyacylglutathione hydrolase 2, chloroplastic, protein MTALPQARRMVCVWPGLRQICLRKNLMYGFMQLFSFPFKTLRGVSRSLGVSHLCSMSNISSSLQIELVPCLKDNYAYLLHDLDTGTVGVVDPSESLPIVDALSKNNRNLNYILNTHHHHDHTGGNVDLKARYGAKVIGSNVDRDRIPGIDISLNDGDTWMFAGHEVHVIATPGHTKGHISFYFPASGAIFTGDTLFSLSCGKLFEGTPEQMHLSLEKLLLLPENTNIYCGHEYTLSNSKFALSVEPGNEELQSYAANIANLRKKHLPTIPTTLKKEKLCNPFLRTSSEEIRRVLNIPANASDAEVLGVIRQAKDNF, encoded by the exons ATGACTGCACTCCCTCAG GCGAGAAGGATGGTCTGTGTATGGCCAGGTTTAAGGCAAATCTGCCTTAGGAAAAACCTTATGTATGGGTTTATGCAGTTATTTTCGTTTCCTTTTAAAACCTTGCGAGGAGTTAGCCGATCTCTTGGTGTTTCTCATTTATGTAGCATGTCCAACATCTCTTCATCGTTGCAAATTGAATTG GTACCATGTCTCAAGGACAATTATGCATATCTTTTGCATGATTTGGATACCGGGACTGTTGGAGTCGTTGATCCTTCAGAGTCTTTACCAATAGTAGATGCTTTGAGCAAGAACAATCGTAATTTGAACTACATTTTAAATACTCACCATCACCATGATCACACTGGTGGGAATGTGGATTTGAAAGCGAGGTACGGTGCAAAG GTAATTGGATCAAATGTTGACAGGGATAGAATTCCCGGCATTGACATCAGCTTGAATGATGGTGACACATGGATGTTTGCTGGGCATGAGGTGCATGTGATTGCTACCCCGGGCCACACTAAAG GCCATATTAGCTTTTATTTTCCGGCCTCGGGGGCTATTTTTACCGGAGACACTTTATTCAGCTTATCATGTGGTAAACTATTCGAAGGAACACCTGAACAG ATGCATTTGTCCCTTGAGAAGTTATTGTTGTTGCCAGAGAACACAAATATATACTGCGGGCATGAATATACATTG AGTAATTCAAAGTTTGCACTATCCGTTGAGCCTGGAAATGAAGAATTACAGTCATATGCAGCCAACATTGCCAATCTCCGTAAAAAGCACTTGCCCAcg ATTCCGACAACCTTAAAAAAGGAGAAACTATGTAATCCCTTCTTGCGTACTTCAAGCGAAGAAATACGTCGGGTGTTGAATATTCCAGCCAATGCAAGTGACGCGGAAGTATTGGGTGTGATCCGACAAGCCAAGGATAATTTTTAA
- the LOC110930703 gene encoding protein N-lysine methyltransferase METTL21A, producing MAGTDHGQEVNPNDLSEEEEEIVTGMGSYKGKVRMVRGDPSDEMMLLWGLQQPTFSKPNAFVSQSSLNLSIDACGRCISISQSPSSLGTPGVTGSVMWDSGIVLGKFLEHAVEKGLLVLQGKKVVELGAGCGLAGCIAALLGSQVILTDMPDRLRLLKKNVEDNLYGDVRGCATVNELTWGDRPDPELVEPLPDFVIGSDVIYSEEAVTDLLETLVDLSGTETTIILAGELRNDAVLECFMEAAMEDFIIGRVDQSGWHPDYRSPRVAMYVLVKKLDSTVTAC from the exons ATGGCCGGCACTGACCACGGACAAGAAGTCAACCCAAACGATCTCagcgaagaagaagaagaaatagTAACTGGAATGGGATCCTACAAAGGCAAAGTAAGAATGGTGAGAGGAGATCCATCTGATGAGATGATGTTGCTGTGGGGACTTCAGCaacccactttctctaaacccaATGCTTTCGTCTCTCAGTCTTCTCTCAACCTCTCAATTGACGCTTGTGGCCGTTGTATCTCCATTTCTCAGTCCCCTTCTTCACTG GGTACTCCAGGAGTAACCGGATCAGTTATGTGGGACAGCGGAATTGTTTTAGGAAAGTTTCTAGAACATGCAGTGGAAAAAGGATTACTTGTTCTTCAAGGCAAGAAGGTTGTTGAACTAGGCGCAGGCTGCGGTTTAGCTGG TTGTATTGCAGCTCTTTTAGGTTCTCAAGTTATCCTTACAGATATGCCAGACCGATTAAGGCTTCTAAAAAAGAACGTTGAAGATAATTTATATGGAGACGTACGAGGTTGTGCAACGGttaatgaactcacctggggcgATCGCCCTGACCCAGAATTAGTTGAACCTTTACCTGACTTTg TGATTGGATCGGATGTGATCTACAGTGAAGAAGCCGTGACAGATTTGTTAGAAACTCTAGTAGATCTCAGTGGGACCGAAACAACGATTATTCTGGCTGGAGAACTTCGAAACG ATGCTGTTCTTGAATGCTTTATGGAAGCAGCAATGGAGGATTTCATCATAGGTCGAGTTGATCAATCTGGTTGGCATCCAGATTATCGTAGTCCACGTGTTGCTATGTATGTGCTCGTTAAGAAGCTGGATAGCACGGTAACCGCGTGTTGA
- the LOC110932561 gene encoding uncharacterized protein LOC110932561: protein MARYGFTIKSKVTEAFIDGRWEWPDDWRSLETHDHLFFECAYSKSVWHKVRHKVDMNSIQDSWEDISAWLIAKAKSKSVYSVASRLVVAAAAYVIWNERNARFFSNRLRPPEQLADSIISTVRTKLISFRYKQTSNVDRFLEEWKMDKEDFVDED, encoded by the exons ATGGCTAGATATGGTTTTACTATCAAGTCTAAAGTGACAGAGGCGTTTATTGATGGCCGATGGGAATGGCCGGATGATTGGAGAA GTTTAGAGACTCATGACCATTTGTTCTTCGAATGTGCATATTCGAAGTCAGTTTGGCATAAGGTCAGGCATAAAGTTGATATGAATTCGATTCAAGATTCATGGGAGGATATCTCAGCTTGGTTGATTGCTAAAGCCAAATCGAAGTCGGTGTACTCGGTTGCAAGTAGATTGGTGGTGGCAGCCGCAGCTTATGTCATATGGAATGAACGTAATGCTAGATTTTTCAGTAATCGTCTGAGACCGCCAGAACAGCTGGCTGATTCAATCATTAGCACGGTTAGAACAAAATTAATCTCTTTCAGGTACAAGCAAACTTCAAATGTCGATAGATTTTTGGAAGAGTGGAAGATGGATAAAGAAGACTTCGTGGATGAAGACTGA
- the LOC110932560 gene encoding oil body-associated protein 1A, giving the protein MSTNNPRKVGTFHLIRQVEAHHYCGHLNEDMRQCLVYDWPDADARLIGLEYIVTEEQFLTLPDTKKPMWHSHEYEVKSGVLFLPGVPGPVERKDLEKVAKTYGKTIHFWQVDSGDELPLGLPQVMMALTRDGQLYPSLTIVSFIPTIGVFVIRF; this is encoded by the exons ATGTCAACAAACAAT CCAAGAAAGGTGGGTACTTTTCACCTGATTCGCCAAGTGGAAGCACATCACTACTGCGGCCATCTGAACGAAGACATGCGACAATGTCTGGTCTACGACTGGCCTGATGCCGATGCGCGGTTGATCGGGCTGGAATACatagtaactgaagaacagttttTAACTCTTCCGGACACCAAAAAACCGATGTGGCATAGCCACGAGTATGAGGTGAAGAGCGGCGTGCTCTTCCTTCCCGGTGTTCCCGGTCCGGTTGAACGAAAAGATCTCGAGAAAGTGGCGAAAACATATGGGAAGACCATACACTTTTGGCAGGTGGATAGTGGTGATGAACTGCCGCTCGGGTTACCGCAGGTGATGATGGCGCTAACGCGAGACGGGCAACTCTACCCGAGCCTCACCATCGTTTCGTTTATTCCAACTATAGGGGTGTTTGTTATTCGGTTTTAA
- the LOC110930701 gene encoding uncharacterized protein LOC110930701 isoform X4 codes for MLIGRACNIRDDVDSSMIRPFVAFMCIRATGASNFTPIGPFGQTTPISPTPSTIEITLKSMARCLLDYHQMVIRRSHLRIIILRTGSPRCVLHHLVKKAVDIMSGPKEASSYLNDLERAEYGIREATKVYRCFLPLGLIERVLASLLPAVTRFIQGRTGKKSLCV; via the exons ATGCTTATAGGGAGGGCCTGCAATATACGGGATGACGTTGATTCAAGCATGATCCGTCCTTTTGTTGCTTTTATGTGTATCAGAGCAACTGGAGCTTCCAATTTCACTCCTATCGGACCATTCGGG CAGACAACGCCGATCTCTCCGACTCCTTCCAC CATCGAGATAACATTAAAAAGTATGGCAAGATGCCTCTTGGACTACCATCAGATGGTAATAAGAAGAAGCCATCTCAGGATCATCAT CTTGAGGACAGGTTCGCCAAGATGCGTCTTACACCATCTG GTTAAGAAGGCAGTTGACATCATGAGTGGTCCTAAGGAAGCCAGTAGTTATCTCAATGATTTGGAAAGAGCTGAGTATGGAATTCGCGAGGCTACTAAGGTCTACAGATGTTTTCTTCCACTTGGCT TGATCGAGAGAGTGCTAGCTTCTTTATTACCGGCTGTGACAAGATTTATACAAGGAAGGACGGGAAAAAAATCATTATGCGTGTAG
- the LOC110930701 gene encoding uncharacterized protein LOC110930701 isoform X1, giving the protein MLIGRACNIRDDVDSSMIRPFVAFMCIRATGASNFTPIGPFGGFGSFLERSIGSASTLSQTTPISPTPSTIEITLKSMARCLLDYHQMVIRRSHLRIIILRTGSPRCVLHHLVKKAVDIMSGPKEASSYLNDLERAEYGIREATKVYRCFLPLGLIERVLASLLPAVTRFIQGRTGKKSLCV; this is encoded by the exons ATGCTTATAGGGAGGGCCTGCAATATACGGGATGACGTTGATTCAAGCATGATCCGTCCTTTTGTTGCTTTTATGTGTATCAGAGCAACTGGAGCTTCCAATTTCACTCCTATCGGACCATTCGGG GGTTTTGGATCATTTTTAGAGCGTTCAATTGGGTCTGCTTCAACATTATCt CAGACAACGCCGATCTCTCCGACTCCTTCCAC CATCGAGATAACATTAAAAAGTATGGCAAGATGCCTCTTGGACTACCATCAGATGGTAATAAGAAGAAGCCATCTCAGGATCATCAT CTTGAGGACAGGTTCGCCAAGATGCGTCTTACACCATCTG GTTAAGAAGGCAGTTGACATCATGAGTGGTCCTAAGGAAGCCAGTAGTTATCTCAATGATTTGGAAAGAGCTGAGTATGGAATTCGCGAGGCTACTAAGGTCTACAGATGTTTTCTTCCACTTGGCT TGATCGAGAGAGTGCTAGCTTCTTTATTACCGGCTGTGACAAGATTTATACAAGGAAGGACGGGAAAAAAATCATTATGCGTGTAG
- the LOC110930701 gene encoding uncharacterized protein LOC110930701 isoform X2, with amino-acid sequence MLIGRACNIRDDVDSSMIRPFVAFMCIRATGASNFTPIGPFGGFGSFLERSIGSASTLSTTPISPTPSTIEITLKSMARCLLDYHQMVIRRSHLRIIILRTGSPRCVLHHLVKKAVDIMSGPKEASSYLNDLERAEYGIREATKVYRCFLPLGLIERVLASLLPAVTRFIQGRTGKKSLCV; translated from the exons ATGCTTATAGGGAGGGCCTGCAATATACGGGATGACGTTGATTCAAGCATGATCCGTCCTTTTGTTGCTTTTATGTGTATCAGAGCAACTGGAGCTTCCAATTTCACTCCTATCGGACCATTCGGG GGTTTTGGATCATTTTTAGAGCGTTCAATTGGGTCTGCTTCAACATTATCt ACAACGCCGATCTCTCCGACTCCTTCCAC CATCGAGATAACATTAAAAAGTATGGCAAGATGCCTCTTGGACTACCATCAGATGGTAATAAGAAGAAGCCATCTCAGGATCATCAT CTTGAGGACAGGTTCGCCAAGATGCGTCTTACACCATCTG GTTAAGAAGGCAGTTGACATCATGAGTGGTCCTAAGGAAGCCAGTAGTTATCTCAATGATTTGGAAAGAGCTGAGTATGGAATTCGCGAGGCTACTAAGGTCTACAGATGTTTTCTTCCACTTGGCT TGATCGAGAGAGTGCTAGCTTCTTTATTACCGGCTGTGACAAGATTTATACAAGGAAGGACGGGAAAAAAATCATTATGCGTGTAG
- the LOC110930701 gene encoding uncharacterized protein LOC110930701 isoform X5, producing the protein MLIGRACNIRDDVDSSMIRPFVAFMCIRATGASNFTPIGPFGTTPISPTPSTIEITLKSMARCLLDYHQMVIRRSHLRIIILRTGSPRCVLHHLVKKAVDIMSGPKEASSYLNDLERAEYGIREATKVYRCFLPLGLIERVLASLLPAVTRFIQGRTGKKSLCV; encoded by the exons ATGCTTATAGGGAGGGCCTGCAATATACGGGATGACGTTGATTCAAGCATGATCCGTCCTTTTGTTGCTTTTATGTGTATCAGAGCAACTGGAGCTTCCAATTTCACTCCTATCGGACCATTCGGG ACAACGCCGATCTCTCCGACTCCTTCCAC CATCGAGATAACATTAAAAAGTATGGCAAGATGCCTCTTGGACTACCATCAGATGGTAATAAGAAGAAGCCATCTCAGGATCATCAT CTTGAGGACAGGTTCGCCAAGATGCGTCTTACACCATCTG GTTAAGAAGGCAGTTGACATCATGAGTGGTCCTAAGGAAGCCAGTAGTTATCTCAATGATTTGGAAAGAGCTGAGTATGGAATTCGCGAGGCTACTAAGGTCTACAGATGTTTTCTTCCACTTGGCT TGATCGAGAGAGTGCTAGCTTCTTTATTACCGGCTGTGACAAGATTTATACAAGGAAGGACGGGAAAAAAATCATTATGCGTGTAG
- the LOC110930701 gene encoding uncharacterized protein LOC110930701 isoform X3: MIRPFVAFMCIRATGASNFTPIGPFGGFGSFLERSIGSASTLSQTTPISPTPSTIEITLKSMARCLLDYHQMVIRRSHLRIIILRTGSPRCVLHHLVKKAVDIMSGPKEASSYLNDLERAEYGIREATKVYRCFLPLGLIERVLASLLPAVTRFIQGRTGKKSLCV; the protein is encoded by the exons ATGATCCGTCCTTTTGTTGCTTTTATGTGTATCAGAGCAACTGGAGCTTCCAATTTCACTCCTATCGGACCATTCGGG GGTTTTGGATCATTTTTAGAGCGTTCAATTGGGTCTGCTTCAACATTATCt CAGACAACGCCGATCTCTCCGACTCCTTCCAC CATCGAGATAACATTAAAAAGTATGGCAAGATGCCTCTTGGACTACCATCAGATGGTAATAAGAAGAAGCCATCTCAGGATCATCAT CTTGAGGACAGGTTCGCCAAGATGCGTCTTACACCATCTG GTTAAGAAGGCAGTTGACATCATGAGTGGTCCTAAGGAAGCCAGTAGTTATCTCAATGATTTGGAAAGAGCTGAGTATGGAATTCGCGAGGCTACTAAGGTCTACAGATGTTTTCTTCCACTTGGCT TGATCGAGAGAGTGCTAGCTTCTTTATTACCGGCTGTGACAAGATTTATACAAGGAAGGACGGGAAAAAAATCATTATGCGTGTAG
- the LOC110930701 gene encoding uncharacterized protein LOC110930701 isoform X6 produces MLIGRACNIRDDVDSSMIRPFVAFMCIRATGASNFTPIGPFGGFGSFLERSIGSASTLSQTTPISPTPSTIEITLKSMARCLLDYHQMVIRRSHLRIIILRTGSPRCVLHHLVKKAVDIMSGPKEASSYLNDLERAEYGIREATK; encoded by the exons ATGCTTATAGGGAGGGCCTGCAATATACGGGATGACGTTGATTCAAGCATGATCCGTCCTTTTGTTGCTTTTATGTGTATCAGAGCAACTGGAGCTTCCAATTTCACTCCTATCGGACCATTCGGG GGTTTTGGATCATTTTTAGAGCGTTCAATTGGGTCTGCTTCAACATTATCt CAGACAACGCCGATCTCTCCGACTCCTTCCAC CATCGAGATAACATTAAAAAGTATGGCAAGATGCCTCTTGGACTACCATCAGATGGTAATAAGAAGAAGCCATCTCAGGATCATCAT CTTGAGGACAGGTTCGCCAAGATGCGTCTTACACCATCTG GTTAAGAAGGCAGTTGACATCATGAGTGGTCCTAAGGAAGCCAGTAGTTATCTCAATGATTTGGAAAGAGCTGAGTATGGAATTCGCGAGGCTACTAAG TGA